Sequence from the Prunus persica cultivar Lovell chromosome G5, Prunus_persica_NCBIv2, whole genome shotgun sequence genome:
CCTCCAGTGCTAGCAGTTTCAAAAGTGTTTCCACTTGGGTAATTACCACCACTGCTGTAGCCACCTCCACTTCCACCATATCCACCACCAGTGTTCCCACCACCATAACCACCACCGCCATAACTACCGCCACCGCCATAAccaccgccaccgccaccgtaaccaccaccaccgccatAACCTCCACCACCTCCGTTGTAGCCGCCATCACCGAAGTTAGGGCGAGGCCTATCAGTAGCATAATTCACCCTTACTCGGCGGCCATGAAGCTCCTAGAGGATTTCCAGACAAATGTTTTAACATAAGACGAATGTTTTAACAATTATAAAAGTATATGAAGaaacaactaaaaaaagaaggaagaaaaaattttcataaaaataactaCCTGCCCATCCAAGGCCTGGATGGCACTGGATGCCTCCTCGCTACTGGTGAAAGTGATGAACCCAAATCCTCTAGATCTACCAGTTTCACGGTCACTGATGATTCTTGCTACAAGAAGTCAATGAGCACCAAATTATTGCAGAAGTTCAAACTCCATTAAAACAAATAGCTACTGCAAAGTGTATGGATAATTTTAAATGCATTATTTTCAACATTATGCATTTATAATACCAGGTACAGTCCCAGAAGTCTAATTTTGTCTAGAATTCACAAAACAACACTATTAAGACGATGGCATACCATCAATAACTTCACCATATTTTGCAAAAGCTTCCCTCAGACTCTGCTCATCTGTCTGGTACGAAATACCTGCATTACAAAAACTGAGACCATCTTAGCACAAAATCGCCACACGCAGGGGGGAATCATATTTGAGACACTTGAGGAATTCTGACAACACCTCCAATAAAGAGTTTTGAACTCGCCATGCTTGACATGCATCTTACTGCTTGATGGATGGACAGTTTGAAAGGAGATAATTCAGATCTGATCTGCTTGTTTGCAGTCTGTCTGAGTATATTCCCAATTTTACTTAAGAAAGCCATTGCAATAACCTAAAACAAAGCACAAGCAAACAAGTTCAATGAACAGATATTTATCATAATAAGAGTGGATACAGCAATCAATTCTGTTGGTTGAAGACTACACATGTTATAGTCATGTCAACAGAAATGTCGAATTAAGTCTGTGTATAAGAACCCTTAATCTAAAATTGTGTTAAAAGTACACACAGGATGCTAATACTTTACTAATAAATAACAAGAGAGCCATTTATAAGCTACCCAAAACAATGATTATAAACATCATGCGCATGCTCTGTCATCTACTACtactgaaacaaaacaaaccaataaGAATGTGACTCAGTCATATAGTTAAACAATATTCATTTGATAAGCATATATTGCACTTCCTTGTTCCGAAAAGGTTCAAAACTCAGAAAtcaaaacttcatttttcacaGAACTCAGAAAGATGCAGGGAAAAAAACCATTTTGAAGAGTTTCTACAAAACCAAAcggaaaatctcaaataacaactttgttttttcacCCCTTGTTCGACAAATCAAAAGAGAACGTTGCCGAAATATCCACCACAAAAGCCAGCAATCAAAATCTCATCTTTAACAGAGCCCTATAAACAATAATCACACgcacacatatatacatgtctTTATGGATCATAGACCAAATACCCACAATGTAAAATCacttcaaaacaaagaaagaaaaatccgCAGCGAATAgcaacaacaaattaaacaaagaaCATAAAAGTATCACAAGCACAATAATAACAATCATAAGCGATGAGTGAGAAGCCTCGTCAAACCGTACCTTGTCcgcttctctctctgtcactCTGCGTTCAAGGACCGACTAAAACCCTAAGGTTTTGATTCGAATAGGGTTTATGTATCAAAAATGGGACTCGGGGTCTGTTATATGGAGGACTCTAGAAAATCTGATCCGTCAAATTAGGGGGTCAAATTTACAGCCGTTGGATAAGAGCCGTGACGGTGAGGGTCGTATATGTTAGTTGCGCCGTACTGCGTGTACGTGGGACGTTAAGATTGggttgttttagggtttttatgACAGCCAGAGAATCCCCCTTTTAAAGAACCTCAAAAATATCTGCCTGATCCTCATCCTATGCCTACGTATAAATAttcattttgcattttcaattctaACCACCAATTAGCGGGCCGAAGCCCAAACTAACCAGAACTTACAAGAAATATGATACAATCAAGCCCAAGGCAAATGTAAAGCCAACAAGCAAAGCCCATTGACCAACAAGGCAAATGTGATACAATCTAGTTATTTAGGAAATTTCCAGTTTacaattatgatttttaaaattgagattttatttGGATAATTGATCTACAGAAAACACTGACAAACTATAATACCACATTTTGTAACTTTAGATAAGTAGCTTatagaaaatttataaaaacaacttCTATTAGTCATactaaatatcctttttgctttttttattttaagaaagatAGTCAAGTCAGTTAATGAGATATAATCCAGTAAAAAATAACTTTAATTTGTAAATCAATAGTTTCAGATTCGTACTTCCATAACACTTCGGTAGACTTAGTATTGGGTGAGAAACTCATAATTGTAGTTATACTGTTGCTTGTATTTGGCATGTAGGCGAGCCAATTAGTTCCTcgttaaataagaaaaatactatttcctattattttaaaataaaaagtaaaacacAAAGTCAGATAGATGAGAGGTTAAAATTCTCCCTCATCGCCATCGACTGGTCAAGCAGTCAAAGAACCAAAACCTGCGAAAAGTTTCTAAGCTGAACCCTCAAAGTGCCGGACAAATCTCAAAATACCCATCAATCGGAGCACCCCCAAGAACCGAAATTGATCCAATTTTCGAATACCCAATGGCCCAAAATCCAAGACCCACAACCATTCTTGAATCTCTAGGCGAAGAACTTATCAGAATCATCACACCAGTATCAATCTGTATGTTGTTAGTGGTCATTTTGGTAACAATCTTAAACGCGGACTCATCTTCATCAGAAACAGTGACCTCCATAGCCACCATTGCTTACACTGAGGCCACCTCAGACTCTTCGTGGGACAAATTCGTAGGTGCCGTTTTGAACTCCCTTGTGTTTGTTGCTGTTGTCACTGTTGTCACGTTCGTTTTGGTCCTTCTTTTCTATCTCAGATGCACTGAGTTCTTGAAAATCTACATGggtttctcttcttttgttgTGTTGGGgtttatgggcggtgaaatTGCCTTGTTTCTGATTCAAGACTTCAATGTTCCCATTGATTCTATCACATTTCTTCTggttttgttcaattttactGTTGTTGGTGTCTTGGCTGTGTTCATGTCAAAAATGGCAATTCTTGTCACACAAGCATATTTGGTTGTTATTGGAATGCTGGTTGCTTATTGGTTTACATTATTGCCTGAATGGACTACTTGGGTGCTTTTGGTTGCCATGGCCTTGTATGATCTTGCTGCGGTTTTGTTGCCTGTTGGGCCATTAAGGCTCTTGGTAGAGCTTGCAATATCTAGGGATGAAGAGATTCCTGCTTTGGTTTATGAGGCTAGGCCAGTAAATTCTCATGATTCCAGTGGTGGCGTGCGTCAGAGAAGAGTTTGGAGAGATAGGAGAAATGAGGATTCGAATAATGGGCCTCATTCCAATGAGAATATCAATTCTGTTTTGGCGGATAATGTAAATTCTAGGTCAAACTCTAATGTGAATGCCAATGACACTtcacattcaaattcaaatcctgGTGAGTTTGGCAGTGGCCATAATGATTCGAGTTTGGTTAGAGCCGAAGAGGGGCGAATTCCGGATAGGGATCAAGAGCTTTCTGCGCCATTACTAGAACGGATAACAAATGTTGAGCAGCTTGGGCAGGAAGATGCTGTGGCAAGTGAAAGTTTGGTGCTGGAGGGTATTGGATTGGGGTCCTCTGGTTCAATCAAGCTGGGATTGGGAGACTTCATCTTCTACAGCGTTTTGGTTGGGAGGGCAGCAATGTATGATTTTATGACAGTGTATGCATGTTATCTTGCCATTATAGGTGGTCTGGGAATTACTTTGATGCTGCTGGCTTTGTATCAAAAAGCTTTGCCAGCTCTTCCTGTGTCAATAATGCTCGGCGTGGTGTTTTATATATTGACCCGGCTCTTGCTTGAAGTTTTTGTTGTACAATGTTCTTTGAACCTCATCATGTTCTAGACAGAAAAATTATGTTGTACAAGTTTGATGGGCAGCTCAACACATGTAAAACATCAGAGTATACTGTATGAAACTGATGATTGATTGCTGCAACTTGTATTTTTCTGTGAATTTGTTGCATATACAGAACCAGTAAGAGATTTGCTATAACAGTTCAAAACAATAGGAAGatcttttcttatttctgtTCATAGTGAATCGACTTTTTTGTTTCCGCCAAGGgaaattcacaaaaaaaaaaaaaaaaaaaaaaaaaaccttaattaaGCAGCTAAGATTGAAGGTAAAGCACAGCAGTTGTAGTTTCAGTGGTTTATTCTGTCAATATATGATTCATGGGGTAAGCAAGCATTATATGACTACAATTCAGTAACATTGGAAGGCATGTAAAGCCAATTGATATTACTACAGAAGGAGAAAAATGCTGCTGACAAACAACAATATATTACAGCCTAATTTTGCTTCTGAAAATCTGACAGAAGGCATACAAACAATTACATTTACATCTACTAAATTCCTGACAAAATAAAGGGAAAAACACTGGAAAGGGAGACTTGAAACACTACAACCTGAAACCTATAAAGTAAACTACCAAAGCTTCACCTTCTGCGTATAAACGCATGGTGCAACGATCTTGGTGACCCTTCAAAGAGATGGAAAAGATATTTCTCCAGATCATCCACAGTGTACTTAACGTCTTTATCACTAATATCGCCAGAGATTCTCCCAACAAAAGTCCGATATGCTTGGATTACATTCTGTGCAGTTGAAATTTGTAGACCTTCCCGAAGCTCAAGATCCGGGATAGACCACCCTGTCTGGCTCTTGTACACCTCCTCAAATGCAATGCTGAAAGCCCTGCATCTTTCTCTAAAACTTGCCTTTGAGAAAGAATGTGACCGCTGATTATCATCTCTTAGCAGAGAAAGGACTGAACTCCAAGTAGCTCTCTCATAACTTGTTGCATGCTGCTGGACTTTAGCAATATGCTCTCTTATCCACTCATCtccaaagaaaaacatgagCTTTGAGCTCTTTACCTTTTGGACCATGTAGTGGATGTTGTTCATCAAGAATACATGTTGTAAAGCGGCATCCTTGTATAGTTTAGATCTGCTATCAAGACTGGATTTTAGAGTAGATGTGATTGACAGAAGGTGGTGAGCTGTTGGATAAAAAGTGGAAGAGAATAAATCTTCTATGCCCTGCCTGTCCTCCAGCTCAAGGGCTGGATTTGAATCTTCTATGCATTGATCTTTGATAAGAAAATTAAGTGTTCTGCCGTATTCAGTTAGGGTCTTGATGTAGTTCATGACATATCTGGTGAGAGGATGAATGCCACCTCCGGAGAATGGATTTGATGATGTGTTAGATGTTGCAATGGCATTCCCAAATTCCAAAAATGTTGTCTTTGATAAATTGCCTAAGCTCTTCATAAGCTCGTGGAATTCGATCCTTATGAAAGAACCAGTCTCTTCCATGAACAAAGCATCTATATCCAGGAGAAGATCAGCAAGAACCTCGTACATGTCAAGCAAGGAAAATAACTTCTCTGGCCGACGGGATCCCATGGCTATGGCTTCACCGAAATTCAAGAGGCATGCCATTGTGGCCTTTGAGATGTCAAGAAAGCAAAATGAACTGACAGATCCAAATTCCGCCAAGATCTGCTCACAAAGCCATTTCTCGCTAGCAAGATAGACCCGAATGATGATCTTCATAATCCAGCTCCATTTCTTGATCTCCAAGTTCAAGCTTGTCCACTCCATTTTCAGCACGTCTTCAATGCTGAATATCTGCACACCAAGAACAACCAAGTACTCGTCCAAGGCATATTTCCTTGTGTTGATAAAAGAGTGGCAAAATTCATAGCCATAATTTGAAGCAAACATAGCTTTTGCAATGGACTTGAGATGGGGAATTGCCAAAGGCTGAACCAAATCTACAACATAATAGTCATCTGATTCATTGGTATACCTGTTTCTCTGGGATGCTTCCTCAATAGATTCTTCGTCAGCTGAAACAAAGGACTCGTCATACACAATATCTGCTCCAGACAAACGAAAAGACATGTATTCAGGCTCAAGGTGTTGCTCGTAACGAACAAGAATGTGGATGAGCTCTTCCTCTAGCCTTGACATTGCCAGCTGCAGAACACTATCCGCTCGGTAGAAAAGTTCCTTGTGCTTCCCATATTCATCCACAGACAAGCTTGTAAAGTTTTGTATCAGTTTTTGGATTTCATCAATGGATTTGAGATAATTGGAAGCTTCCACAGGGCCAGAGTCCCATATCATTATTTGATCATTTGACTCCCAACTGAAAACCTTTTCCTCAGCACTTTTGAGCCGCTTCTCAAACTCAGAAAACTCTTGTGTCTTGCTTTCAGTGATTGCAGCAATGGCAGACAAGTGAGATTCAAGGTCTGAGAGGGTTTTTCTCAAGTCATCAGTTAGGAAACTACTTGACCTAAGTGCCTGCATTATGTGCCGAGCTGCAGCAATAAGATGTTGTTCTCCTTCATGGGTTGGGGTGGAAGATGATTTGTAATCCCCCATGCGGATGGAaaagccaaaagaaagaagcaagtAACCAACTAAACAGAAGCCTCAATGTATAAACTTAAAACTCCCCCAAAAATTTGTACTGCAATTTAGTGACTCAAAAAGGGAAGCTAATGATTAATTACACACTGGAAttcagaacaaaaacaaaaaatctgtGAACTCACAGTAGAACTGATAAGGGACATGATATCTGCAAAAACTGTTCTTTCTCTTGGATCCTCAGTGAAAACAGGTACAAAAACTGAAATCCCAGATAAGTAATTTTCCAAAAAACACACAGAGAActagaaaaaaacaaagcttAAAAACTACGCgttttgtttgatgaaagAAATAGTCCAAGAATGGGAGAGATACAGAAAATTATTGTTTGAAGGAAAAGTGGAAAGCTCCAGCGGGAAAATGATGGTGGACAAATCAAATTGTAGAAAGCTTCAGGGGAGATGGACGTGAAACTTGGTGGGGTTGGCCAAGGCGTTCAAATTTTCATGGTAGCTTCCTTAATTAACTTTCTTTACATGCAATCTCTTCCACTATATTATATTGTTggcattgcaatttgcaatgaCCATTGACTTTTCCAGTATGACAATTGTTGGtttactttgtatttatgtgtgtgtatatatacatgtgcAATTAAATCCTAATTATTAGCATCTACATATTTATCAAATATTGAATTACTGGGAgcaaacatgaaaaaaaagCTTTGAATTACAGACGAAAGATCTTAGGTTCGAATTCTCATGACATCTtagtttttgtgtgtgtgtgagaaacccatCTTTTCTGTAGTTTACTATCGTTTGtactcaaaataaaaaaagaaaaatgggtaGAGCTAGAAACTTGGACTGCTAAAGTCTTCTTTTACGAGTTGATGTATTCAAAGTCCAATGCCTGCTTGTCAACCGGGGTGTATACTTTGGCCATTAACAACCTCACTGTTAGTACATTGGCTAGCTGTTTTGTGTGCGTGATTAAGAAAAAGATCGCTTGTTAAGACTTACCAAGaaactaaataaaattaattaactactAGTAGTAGGTTCAAAGTAGGGTGAGCCTAAGGGTTTGATTCCCATTCCACCACCTGTGGTCCACTTAGCAAATTTGAAAACCCTCTCAATCTCGAGAGTCAAAGCAACGTTCTTGGAATTTTGCTGAACATTAAACAGATTGActcctttggttttttttttttttttttttttggttttttggtcaattgaCTCCTTTGGTAAGTTCGTGAAAATTTCTTAAACTTCTTGAGATTCTTGACCATAACTATTGTTTCCACTGTTCATACAAGAACCTGCCTCCTTTTCTTACTTTCcaagtaaagaaaaaaatacaagtagTGAAAACCAAACGTGGGTTAATGATTGGTTAGAATTATATTATGGATGTAAAACCAATTGGGCCATAACTCCCAACcagacaaagaaaaagtttgaGTTGGGCCATCTTCGTTCGATTATGTGACGATTTTGAATTGGGTGGAGTGTAACGATAAAcgcttttaattaatttgattaccaaaaaattataattcgaTATTTGAATGTCATATTTTCCagctaaaaaaaaagtaaaatatgaCGACTtggttaaataaaataaaaccactGTTTTAATTGATAAAGTAAAGTTTATTATGtaataagaaaatattattgGGAATATTATTAAGGTAAATACCGaataaatgacaaaaaaagcaaagacAGCCTTGGATTTTAGAAATTAGTTAAGACGAGGAGGCGCGATATGGCACGAGTTGGTTATTATAtggaaatagagagagagagaaaggaagcAACGCCTAAGTCTATGCAAGGCCCTTTAATCCTCCCcaggtttctctctctcctcactgtcattttcattttcgttTTTGCGCATTTCATTTTGGGGTTTTCTTGGATTTGCAGTCTTACCCCCATTACTCCATAGGTTGACGTCAAATGCAAAACCGAGACTGCTGATTTTCAGGGCCGGGAGATTggcagtctctctctctctctcttcagggCGGACGTTAATTCATTGGCATTGGTTTTGCATGtaagttttgttttcatacaagttgttacttttttttttcctttctttttttaaaattttcaatggggtttttgtttttaatctcAATTTCTTGTTCTTGCAATGTATATATTCAACGTATATAACGTTTGAAATGTAATGTTTATCCTTCTCTTTCCAATGTTTTCATAGATTATATTTGAAATATAATGTTTTTGGATTAATTT
This genomic interval carries:
- the LOC18776336 gene encoding presenilin-like protein At2g29900; the protein is MAQNPRPTTILESLGEELIRIITPVSICMLLVVILVTILNADSSSSETVTSIATIAYTEATSDSSWDKFVGAVLNSLVFVAVVTVVTFVLVLLFYLRCTEFLKIYMGFSSFVVLGFMGGEIALFLIQDFNVPIDSITFLLVLFNFTVVGVLAVFMSKMAILVTQAYLVVIGMLVAYWFTLLPEWTTWVLLVAMALYDLAAVLLPVGPLRLLVELAISRDEEIPALVYEARPVNSHDSSGGVRQRRVWRDRRNEDSNNGPHSNENINSVLADNVNSRSNSNVNANDTSHSNSNPGEFGSGHNDSSLVRAEEGRIPDRDQELSAPLLERITNVEQLGQEDAVASESLVLEGIGLGSSGSIKLGLGDFIFYSVLVGRAAMYDFMTVYACYLAIIGGLGITLMLLALYQKALPALPVSIMLGVVFYILTRLLLEVFVVQCSLNLIMF
- the LOC18776778 gene encoding glycine-rich RNA-binding protein blt801 encodes the protein MAFLSKIGNILRQTANKQIRSELSPFKLSIHQAVRCMSSMASSKLFIGGISYQTDEQSLREAFAKYGEVIDARIISDRETGRSRGFGFITFTSSEEASSAIQALDGQELHGRRVRVNYATDRPRPNFGDGGYNGGGGGYGGGGGYGGGGGGYGGGGSYGGGGYGGGNTGGGYGGSGGGYSSGGNYPSGNTFETASTGGAFGNSSNFGVAGGVGGADDFVGGADNNFGSGGAQLGENKGGFSLDDPLEGNDRDDDNDGNFLKRA
- the LOC18776015 gene encoding exocyst complex component EXO70B1, whose translation is MGDYKSSSTPTHEGEQHLIAAARHIMQALRSSSFLTDDLRKTLSDLESHLSAIAAITESKTQEFSEFEKRLKSAEEKVFSWESNDQIMIWDSGPVEASNYLKSIDEIQKLIQNFTSLSVDEYGKHKELFYRADSVLQLAMSRLEEELIHILVRYEQHLEPEYMSFRLSGADIVYDESFVSADEESIEEASQRNRYTNESDDYYVVDLVQPLAIPHLKSIAKAMFASNYGYEFCHSFINTRKYALDEYLVVLGVQIFSIEDVLKMEWTSLNLEIKKWSWIMKIIIRVYLASEKWLCEQILAEFGSVSSFCFLDISKATMACLLNFGEAIAMGSRRPEKLFSLLDMYEVLADLLLDIDALFMEETGSFIRIEFHELMKSLGNLSKTTFLEFGNAIATSNTSSNPFSGGGIHPLTRYVMNYIKTLTEYGRTLNFLIKDQCIEDSNPALELEDRQGIEDLFSSTFYPTAHHLLSITSTLKSSLDSRSKLYKDAALQHVFLMNNIHYMVQKVKSSKLMFFFGDEWIREHIAKVQQHATSYERATWSSVLSLLRDDNQRSHSFSKASFRERCRAFSIAFEEVYKSQTGWSIPDLELREGLQISTAQNVIQAYRTFVGRISGDISDKDVKYTVDDLEKYLFHLFEGSPRSLHHAFIRRR